Genomic window (Streptomyces cadmiisoli):
CCGCCTACCGGGCCGCGCACGAGGACTACGTCCGGCGCCGCGACGAGATCGAGGAGCTGACGGGCTTTCCGAGCGCCGGCGGCATGCCGGACCGGGTCAAGTGCCTGCACGTCCTGGTGGCCCACTCGCTGGCCGCGGGACCGGGTGTGAACCCGCTGGGCGACGAGGCGCTGGCGATGCTGCCGGAGTGGTGGCGCAAGGGCGCCTGCGTGACGAGCACCGAGGAGGCCGCGCAGTGACCCGGGTCGCCGCCGTCGACTGCGGTACGAACTCCATCCGGCTGCTGGTCGCCGACGCGGACCCGGTGACCGGTGAGCTGGTGGACCTGGACCGCCGTATGACCATCGTGCGGCTCGGGCAGGGTGTCGACCGCACCGGCCGGCTCGCCCCCGAGGCGCTGGAGCGGACCTTCGCGGCCTGCCGCGAGTACGCCGCGATCATCAAGGAGCACGGCGCCGAACGCCTCCGGTTCGTCGCCACCTCCGCGTCCCGCGACGCGGAGAACCGGGACGAGTTCGTCCGCGGGGTGGTGGACATCCTCGGTGTCGAGCCCGAGGTCATCTCCGGTGACCAGGAGGCCGAGTTCTCCTTCACCGGCGCGACCAAGGAGCTGACCGGGCGCACCGACCTGCACCGGCCCTACCTGGTGGTGGACATCGGCGGCGGCTCGACCGAGTTCGTCGTGGGCGACGACCACGTCCGGGCGGCCCGCTCCGTCGACGTCGGCTGCGTGCGGATGACCGAGCGTCACCTGGTGCGCGAGGGCGTCGTGTCGGACCCGCCGACCGAGGAGCAGATCGCGGCGATGCGGGCCGACATCGAGGCCGCGCTCGACCTCGCCGAGGAGAAGGTCCCGCTGCGCGAGGCGCGCACACTGGTCGGGCTGGCCGGTTCGGTCACCACGGTGTCCGCCATCGCGCAGGACCTCCCGGAGTACGACTCGGCGGCGATCCACCACTCGCGTGTCTCCCACGACCGGGTCAGGGAGATCACCGAGTGGCTGCTGCGCTCCAGCCACGCCGAGCGCGCGGCCGTTCCCTCGATGCATCCCGGACGGGTCGACGTGATCGCCGCGGGCGCCCTCGTCCTCCTCGCGATCATGGAACGGATCGGCGCGGAGGAGGTCGTCGTCAGCGAGCACGACATCCTCGACGGCATCGCGTGGTCGGTGGCGTAGCCCGCTGGAACCGCCTGCCCGCGGCCTCGGGTGAGCGGCTCGGACACCGCATGAGCGCCTTCGCGGGGCCCCTTCGGGCCCCTCGGCGACACCCCCTCGGAAAAGTTCGTGAAGTTCTTCACAAGGAATTCGGCCCTGAGGGGGTGCCGGGCGGTCGGCATACGGCCGATCGGGGGTCCAGCAGGGCCGTCGACCCGCTCGGCGGGGGCGCTCGCAGGGTTTCGGGAGGGGCCGTCCCGGAGACTGGTACACCCCCTTCGGCGGCCCGGAGGGGCAGCTCACGCGGCCTTGACAACGGTCCGCCCTGCCCGGCGGTTCCCGCTCGTCGGCATGACCTCGGTCACGTGGGCGGCGCAGTGTAGCAGAGCCCCTGGGGAAGCTTGTGAAGGGGCGCACGAACTCCCTCCCCTGGACGGGTGGATACTCGATGCCATGAGCACCACGGAGCGTCCCAGGATCCTCGTAGTAGGCGGTGGGTACGTAGGCCTGTACGC
Coding sequences:
- a CDS encoding Ppx/GppA phosphatase family protein, whose product is MTRVAAVDCGTNSIRLLVADADPVTGELVDLDRRMTIVRLGQGVDRTGRLAPEALERTFAACREYAAIIKEHGAERLRFVATSASRDAENRDEFVRGVVDILGVEPEVISGDQEAEFSFTGATKELTGRTDLHRPYLVVDIGGGSTEFVVGDDHVRAARSVDVGCVRMTERHLVREGVVSDPPTEEQIAAMRADIEAALDLAEEKVPLREARTLVGLAGSVTTVSAIAQDLPEYDSAAIHHSRVSHDRVREITEWLLRSSHAERAAVPSMHPGRVDVIAAGALVLLAIMERIGAEEVVVSEHDILDGIAWSVA